A region from the Benincasa hispida cultivar B227 chromosome 10, ASM972705v1, whole genome shotgun sequence genome encodes:
- the LOC120089067 gene encoding disease resistance protein At4g27190-like, whose product MDILISVVTKVIECTFEPIGRQVGYIFLYNENMKNLEEQTQSLMNARDRVQQEVDQARGNAHKIFDDVSQWLAEVDEITKQLEKDRHTNPSCFNLIERRRLSRRAYETAKKIRGAFETRKLFCGNVGYPVPLQGIQRCDITDYQILESRTLMADQIKDVLADPNVNKIGVYGMGGIGKSMLLHEVKELVKEHKLFDQVITVIVSRTYDVKGIQAQIADKLRFGFDKLETKQGRADLVRTKLEMEKNMLIMLDDLWTPLDLVDIGIPCRSESNKKGCKILMTSRDRDLLKNNMNADQCFQMNSLDEKESWKFFTTIIGDKFEKNRVEGIAKEVVRKCGRLPIALKIIAKALKDKDVRIWKDILKQLENPVSVNKCIRYLS is encoded by the coding sequence ATGGATATTCTAATTTCAGTTGTGACAAAAGTGATAGAGTGCACATTTGAACCAATTGGACGCCAAGTAGGTTACATCTTTCTCTATAACGAAAACATGAAGAATCTTGAAGAGCAAACTCAAAGTCTTATGAATGCCAGAGATAGGGTGCAACAAGAGGTGGATCAGGCAAGAGGCAATGCACATAAAATCTTTGATGATGTTTCACAGTGGTTGGCCGAAGTGGACGAGATCACTAAACAACTCGAGAAGGATCGTCATACTAATCCTTCGTGCTTTAATTTGATCGAGCGACGTCGATTAAGTAGAAGAGCATATGAGACAGCAAAAAAGATTCGTGGAGCTTTTGAAACAAGAAAGTTGTTTTGTGGTAATGTTGGTTATCCTGTACCTCTACAAGGGATCCAACGTTGCGATATCACCGATTATCAAATTCTGGAGTCAAGAACATTGATGGCCGATCAAATTAAGGATGTACTTGCAGACCCTAATGTCAACAAGATTGGAGTATATGGTATGGGAGGTATTGGAAAATCTATGTTGCTCCATGAAGTTAAGGAGTTAGTGAAGGAACACAAATTATTTGATCAAGTGATTACCGTCATTGTAAGTAGAACGTACGACGTAAAAGGTATACAAGCACAAATTGCAGACAAGTTGAGGTTTGGATTTGATAAGCTCGAAACTAAGCAGGGAAGAGCGGATTTAGTACGAACGAAGTTGGAGATGGAAAAGAATATGCTCATTATGTTGGATGATTTGTGGACACCACTCGATCTTGTAGATATTGGAATTCCTTGCAGATCGGAATCAAATAAAAAAGGATGTAAGATACTCATGACAAGCCGAGATCGTGATCTACTCAAGAATAACATGAATGCAGATCAGTGTTTTCAAATGAATTCTCTAGACGAAAAAGAGTCTTGGAAGTTTTTTACGACAATTATTGGTGATAAGTTTGAGAAAAATCGTGTGGAAGGCATAGCAAAGGAGGTCGTAAGAAAATGTGGCAGGTTACCGATTGCACTTAAAATTATTGCAAAAGCATTGAAAGATAAAGATGTGCGTATTTGGAAGGATATTTTGAAGCAATTAGAAAACCCAGTTTCAGTGAACAAGTGTATTCGTTACTTAAGTTGA